Proteins co-encoded in one Ignavibacteria bacterium genomic window:
- a CDS encoding T9SS type A sorting domain-containing protein: MKKAIFIFLFLFSSHIYPYKAVLYDGSRAQAWEKLIAKTLAGIVNRDSSRLYLLNVYETWNYSGTDENWAEIYRTRGNVTFDTLKSVSALIDRFRPFIKGGISYDANRYYSNFQYQNLQWQGEYAALLGGLTDRLPVTQTQALAFNLGLNDTVLVKDSFDNDPDIYVTGRLENTINPWNSSILSEEQKYLNIVSWGIKNLLPRCNPSKLYIREITDYTIQKKMFQVNLAGTDPYSAKFETLPDRRAEILEQILTYLHSKNPQTVFHIYGWMTPEPVIQWFAFFGASFHETLLSNMSWHSSFRVAQTEYKRASLVNPDTLRLSDKYYLLFIGTEGDAGNWNFGFQSGAWLSSDRGKVPVGWGWNLELMNECPFVASYYSETATANDGFISVTSPMGYAYPDLFPQEVWKTAVDSAAFLMNKFNVNNVYAYKHYANGAYTYSYRGKMLDNSFDFYRLGEYERAINAGLTFVFDPKLSTQTPYLNFGGLLFNHSDDGTFYGDVSSLGAAASRILNALKTKTKPCFMLAGYQRLRQDDFVGRTDPENADISVGRLLQLVNILKSDPTTGNNIEVVTPEKFSALLRKKLGMSGLDLSAAQMKEYKLLQNYPNPFNPTTMITFQIPKESMVELKVFDLLGREVLTLVREYKPAGRYSVSFDGSRLPSGMYVYRLKAGQYTYSRKMSLIK; the protein is encoded by the coding sequence ATGAAAAAAGCCATTTTTATATTTCTTTTCCTTTTTAGTTCACACATATATCCCTATAAGGCAGTCCTTTATGACGGAAGCCGCGCACAGGCATGGGAAAAACTGATTGCAAAGACCCTGGCCGGCATAGTTAACCGCGATTCTTCCAGACTTTATCTCCTAAATGTCTATGAAACCTGGAACTACTCCGGAACAGATGAAAATTGGGCTGAAATTTACAGGACAAGAGGGAATGTCACTTTTGACACACTGAAGTCCGTTTCTGCACTGATAGACCGGTTCCGCCCTTTTATTAAAGGGGGAATCAGCTACGATGCGAACCGGTATTACTCAAACTTCCAGTACCAGAACCTTCAGTGGCAGGGGGAGTACGCGGCACTGCTTGGAGGGTTGACTGACAGGCTGCCTGTTACACAGACCCAGGCTTTGGCCTTTAACCTCGGGCTTAATGACACTGTCCTTGTAAAGGACTCATTTGATAATGATCCTGATATTTATGTGACGGGCAGGCTGGAGAACACAATTAATCCATGGAACAGTTCTATCCTTTCCGAGGAACAGAAGTATCTTAACATTGTTTCCTGGGGTATTAAAAACCTTCTGCCCAGGTGCAATCCTTCAAAACTTTATATACGCGAAATAACGGATTATACAATCCAGAAAAAAATGTTTCAGGTTAACCTGGCGGGTACCGATCCCTACAGCGCTAAATTTGAAACTCTGCCCGACAGAAGGGCTGAGATTCTGGAGCAGATACTGACATATTTGCATTCAAAGAACCCTCAGACAGTATTCCATATCTACGGCTGGATGACCCCGGAACCCGTAATACAGTGGTTCGCATTCTTCGGCGCGAGCTTTCATGAGACCTTATTGTCCAATATGTCCTGGCATTCCTCTTTTCGTGTAGCCCAAACGGAATACAAAAGAGCCTCCCTTGTAAATCCGGATACACTCAGGCTTTCGGACAAATATTACCTTCTCTTTATCGGAACCGAGGGGGATGCCGGAAACTGGAACTTCGGCTTCCAGTCGGGTGCCTGGCTCTCTTCCGACAGGGGAAAGGTGCCGGTTGGATGGGGATGGAACCTTGAACTGATGAATGAATGCCCGTTTGTTGCCTCCTATTATTCTGAAACAGCCACGGCAAATGACGGATTCATCAGCGTCACATCCCCGATGGGATATGCTTATCCGGACCTGTTCCCGCAGGAAGTCTGGAAAACCGCGGTGGATTCTGCGGCTTTTCTAATGAACAAGTTTAATGTTAATAACGTTTACGCATACAAGCATTATGCAAACGGGGCATACACATATTCATACCGCGGCAAAATGCTGGATAACAGCTTCGATTTCTACAGGCTTGGCGAATATGAAAGGGCCATTAATGCCGGCCTTACATTTGTCTTCGACCCAAAGCTCTCAACACAAACCCCATATTTGAATTTCGGGGGATTGCTTTTTAATCATTCTGATGATGGTACATTTTACGGTGACGTAAGCAGCCTTGGCGCTGCAGCCTCCAGGATACTGAATGCGCTTAAAACAAAAACTAAACCTTGCTTTATGCTTGCGGGATACCAGAGACTGAGGCAGGATGATTTTGTTGGCCGTACAGATCCTGAAAACGCAGATATTTCTGTGGGAAGACTTCTTCAGCTTGTAAATATCTTAAAGTCTGATCCTACTACAGGAAATAACATTGAAGTTGTTACGCCCGAGAAATTTTCAGCTCTTCTTAGAAAGAAGCTTGGGATGTCAGGTTTGGATTTAAGTGCCGCTCAGATGAAAGAATATAAGCTTTTACAGAATTATCCGAACCCTTTTAACCCTACAACCATGATTACATTCCAAATACCAAAGGAATCTATGGTTGAGCTGAAAGTGTTCGACCTGCTGGGAAGAGAAGTACTGACTCTTGTAAGGGAATATAAGCCGGCAGGCCGGTATTCTGTAAGCTTTGATGGTAGCAGGCTGCCCTCCGGAATGTATGTCTACAGGCTGAAAGCAGGGCAGTATACATACAGCCGTAAAATGTCCCTGATCAAATAA
- a CDS encoding family 10 glycosylhydrolase: MAFFAAAAFNSSNAQALHEELRGVWITNVDSDVLTYDDATIAKAMDYLASIGINVVFPVMWNNGYTLYPSQVMSKMFNRSISPKCSGRDPLKRLVIEAHRNGIEVIPWMEYGFASSYAAGSISDAIISKFPYWASRFSNGNILTDGSSPNTGFVWMSGINPEVQNFIISLCSEMLDNYDLDGIQGDDRLPALPVEGGYDSVTVSIYKAEHNGSTPPLNYDDSGWKKWRADKLTQFLSRLRDSVKTRSSNLILSSAPSPYYWGYNDHLQDSPSWINNGIVDNFIPQIYPNPPARSFSEYQWILNRTMQDISAEKKNISFSGVLAKVGSYVITPGDIVNCVKENRARGIMGETYFFYEGIANLNKKNGDTLKTTVYSSPALLPYRNGKVWRPKAIIVNEDEDSLTLRQGIWKKEVSSAIGYKPNVYLSNDTNYASFNYNINVPYDGWFGVYAYVEPNLMLSDKASYKVYSENDSSEVVVNQSLGQNKGWYKLKDVFLKKGLHKAVKLDNSGVKNGKYILADAVMIMINRKLSPDVVITSVKDEEKTGRKAVLDNYRLENNYPNPFNPSTTIRYSIPSDSNVSLKVFDMLGREVTTLISENLPAGTHQLEFNAGSLSSGVYFYRLTAGNFSQTKKMLLAK, translated from the coding sequence ATGGCTTTTTTTGCGGCAGCCGCTTTTAATAGCAGCAATGCTCAGGCGCTGCACGAGGAATTAAGGGGCGTCTGGATTACAAATGTGGACAGCGACGTCCTTACTTATGACGATGCAACAATTGCAAAAGCGATGGATTATCTGGCCTCCATCGGCATAAATGTGGTGTTTCCTGTTATGTGGAATAACGGCTACACTCTTTATCCGAGCCAGGTAATGTCAAAGATGTTTAACAGATCCATTTCTCCCAAATGCAGCGGGAGGGACCCATTAAAAAGACTCGTCATTGAAGCCCACAGGAACGGTATTGAAGTGATACCATGGATGGAATACGGTTTTGCCAGCTCTTATGCCGCAGGTTCAATCAGCGACGCAATAATAAGCAAATTCCCATACTGGGCATCCAGATTCAGTAACGGGAATATCTTAACCGACGGCAGCTCTCCTAACACGGGATTTGTCTGGATGTCCGGAATTAATCCTGAAGTACAGAATTTTATAATTTCTCTCTGTTCTGAAATGCTGGACAACTATGACCTTGATGGAATTCAGGGTGACGACAGGCTCCCGGCTCTGCCAGTTGAAGGGGGATACGATTCCGTGACAGTTTCAATCTATAAGGCAGAACATAATGGTTCTACCCCTCCATTGAACTATGACGACAGCGGCTGGAAAAAATGGCGCGCAGACAAGCTGACACAGTTCCTTTCAAGGCTGAGGGATTCCGTGAAAACCAGGAGCAGCAATCTTATACTCTCTTCGGCACCAAGCCCTTACTACTGGGGATACAATGACCACCTGCAGGATTCACCATCTTGGATCAATAACGGCATAGTGGATAACTTTATTCCGCAGATTTATCCGAATCCTCCTGCAAGAAGCTTTTCGGAATATCAGTGGATACTAAACCGTACAATGCAGGATATTTCAGCCGAAAAGAAGAATATTTCATTCTCCGGAGTTCTTGCAAAGGTTGGATCTTATGTCATTACTCCGGGAGACATTGTAAACTGCGTAAAAGAAAACCGTGCCAGGGGAATAATGGGGGAGACATATTTCTTTTATGAAGGCATTGCAAACCTGAATAAGAAGAATGGCGATACACTTAAGACTACTGTTTATTCAAGTCCCGCATTGCTTCCTTACAGAAACGGAAAAGTCTGGCGCCCAAAGGCAATAATTGTTAATGAGGATGAAGATTCACTTACTCTCAGGCAGGGCATCTGGAAAAAAGAAGTAAGCAGCGCAATAGGCTATAAACCGAACGTCTACCTTTCTAACGATACAAATTATGCATCTTTTAACTATAACATTAATGTTCCTTATGACGGATGGTTCGGCGTTTATGCCTACGTGGAACCGAATCTCATGCTTTCGGATAAGGCCTCTTATAAAGTTTATTCCGAAAATGATTCCTCTGAAGTTGTTGTGAATCAGTCCCTGGGCCAAAACAAAGGGTGGTATAAACTGAAGGATGTATTCCTGAAGAAAGGATTGCATAAGGCCGTAAAACTTGATAACAGCGGCGTTAAAAACGGTAAATATATTCTTGCAGATGCGGTAATGATAATGATCAACAGGAAATTGTCCCCGGATGTTGTTATAACTTCCGTAAAGGATGAAGAAAAGACCGGAAGGAAAGCCGTCCTTGATAACTACAGGCTTGAAAACAACTATCCGAACCCGTTTAATCCTTCCACAACGATACGTTACAGCATACCGTCAGACAGCAACGTATCGCTGAAAGTCTTTGACATGCTTGGAAGAGAGGTGACAACGCTGATTTCTGAAAATTTACCTGCAGGCACACACCAGCTTGAATTTAACGCCGGCAGTCTTTCCAGCGGTGTTTATTTTTACCGCCTTACTGCCGGAAATTTCAGCCAGACAAAAAAGATGCTCCTTGCAAAATAA
- a CDS encoding T9SS type A sorting domain-containing protein, which yields MKKMRTVLFAVLLLGLYANNTSAQWKYTKRISFPAADSSIVQPFLCTVDDNGRLYVISSRSTNLNAHDAIYFLKDSKDTVMTRMIDYTAIGDTVNIKMLVGITHIKNNILVSGKINNFVSPGGQSCSYYYLDGDTSKGTRYGYSPYLSGWGTFVLGAAATKDSIVFAGTDYTKGIRAFNFSTKSKLAGFAAYISPDNQNAEPGGPSTAGFDVIRDCAVIPNGDYFDPKTPFYTSRNSQAVGELNGGIASWTGGTQYDKAAVSSNHQNYTALRVVDLDNYLSFNSSIPYGITCDNKGTLWVAGIDSTRRWVKGFQVETGIVSANATQVDELPSSGSKAQPDPNGAPMTGPADVAFTSDDNTAYVIDAWQRCVFQFNNGTSDVKKASVAPADFKLDQNYPNPFNPATRISYSLPQDMNVKIFVTNSLGQEVALLVNGFVQAGKHTVEFNAMNLSNGIYFYTLKTEKYVKTNKMVLLK from the coding sequence ATGAAAAAAATGCGTACCGTTCTTTTTGCAGTTCTATTGCTCGGGCTTTATGCAAATAATACTTCCGCACAGTGGAAATATACAAAAAGAATTTCTTTCCCCGCGGCTGACAGCTCTATTGTTCAGCCTTTCTTGTGCACGGTTGATGACAATGGCAGGCTTTATGTGATCTCTTCTAGGTCTACCAACCTGAATGCACACGATGCAATCTATTTCCTGAAGGATTCTAAAGACACAGTTATGACCAGGATGATCGATTATACCGCAATAGGCGATACGGTAAATATTAAAATGCTGGTAGGAATTACGCATATAAAAAATAATATCCTGGTCTCAGGAAAGATAAATAACTTTGTCTCTCCGGGAGGACAGTCGTGTTCTTACTACTACCTGGACGGCGATACATCCAAGGGAACCCGCTATGGCTATAGCCCGTACCTTTCCGGATGGGGCACTTTCGTTCTGGGCGCTGCGGCAACTAAAGATTCAATTGTTTTTGCCGGCACAGATTATACAAAAGGCATTCGCGCATTCAACTTTTCTACAAAATCCAAGCTGGCTGGCTTTGCTGCCTATATTTCTCCCGATAATCAGAATGCAGAGCCTGGCGGCCCCTCAACAGCAGGTTTCGACGTAATCAGGGACTGTGCCGTTATTCCAAATGGTGACTACTTCGATCCCAAAACACCTTTCTATACCTCAAGGAATTCACAGGCTGTTGGTGAGCTGAATGGCGGAATTGCTTCCTGGACGGGCGGAACACAGTACGATAAGGCAGCCGTCAGCTCCAACCACCAGAACTATACTGCCTTAAGGGTCGTTGATCTCGACAACTACTTGAGTTTCAACAGCTCAATTCCTTATGGCATCACCTGCGACAATAAGGGAACACTCTGGGTTGCAGGTATAGATTCTACCAGGAGATGGGTAAAAGGTTTTCAGGTGGAAACAGGCATAGTTTCTGCCAATGCCACTCAGGTAGATGAGCTCCCTTCCTCAGGCAGTAAGGCTCAGCCCGACCCAAACGGTGCTCCGATGACGGGACCTGCCGACGTGGCATTTACCTCTGATGACAATACCGCTTATGTAATTGATGCATGGCAGAGATGCGTCTTCCAGTTCAACAACGGGACTTCTGACGTGAAGAAAGCCAGTGTCGCTCCGGCAGATTTCAAACTGGATCAGAATTATCCCAATCCTTTTAATCCTGCAACCAGGATCAGCTATTCGCTTCCGCAGGATATGAACGTAAAGATTTTCGTTACAAACAGTCTGGGACAGGAAGTCGCTCTGCTCGTCAACGGCTTTGTGCAGGCAGGAAAACATACAGTTGAATTCAATGCAATGAACTTGTCAAACGGCATATATTTCTATACTTTAAAGACAGAAAAATATGTCAAAACAAATAAAATGGTTCTTCTTAAGTAA
- a CDS encoding family 10 glycosylhydrolase produces the protein MTIKNLLLPALAALIFLLPITAAAQADYPAVKGAWLTNVDSDVLHSRANIAEAIDLCDSIGINTIFVVVWNKAMTLYPSNVMKEMFGEEIDPSLAGRDPLRELIEEAHKKNISVIAWFEFGLSSSYKLDGGRILKLKPEWKALNNKGELVEKNGFEWMNGINPEVQDFLLSIIREVVKNYDIDGIQGDDRLPAMPVEAGYDNYTVQLYRQEHQGALPPKDFRNPQWIDWRAGKLNEFMQRIYRSVKDIKQSVIVSMSPSIFPWSKEEYLQDWPEWLRQGMVDMVCPQLYRFEIGEYVRALDEVVKSQISKKDLVKFYPGVLLKLGSYYATEDYLKSVITENRKRGVEGEVFFFFEGLKKYPDLFRKYYRNPERAGN, from the coding sequence ATGACAATCAAAAATTTATTGCTTCCGGCTCTTGCTGCCTTGATATTTCTTCTTCCTATAACGGCCGCTGCACAGGCGGATTATCCTGCGGTGAAAGGAGCCTGGCTTACAAATGTCGACAGCGATGTCCTGCATTCAAGGGCAAACATCGCAGAAGCTATCGATTTATGCGACAGCATAGGAATAAATACCATTTTTGTTGTGGTCTGGAATAAGGCAATGACTCTTTATCCCAGCAATGTGATGAAAGAAATGTTTGGCGAAGAAATTGACCCATCTCTGGCAGGGAGAGATCCACTTAGAGAGCTAATAGAAGAGGCGCATAAGAAAAATATCTCTGTTATTGCCTGGTTCGAATTCGGACTTTCAAGCTCTTATAAACTTGACGGCGGAAGAATTCTTAAACTTAAGCCGGAGTGGAAAGCCTTAAATAATAAGGGTGAGCTCGTTGAGAAAAACGGCTTTGAATGGATGAACGGCATTAACCCTGAAGTGCAGGATTTCCTTCTTTCCATTATCCGTGAAGTCGTAAAGAACTATGACATTGACGGCATACAGGGAGATGACAGGCTGCCCGCCATGCCGGTCGAAGCGGGTTACGATAACTATACTGTCCAACTCTACAGGCAGGAACACCAGGGAGCACTTCCCCCGAAGGATTTCAGAAACCCTCAGTGGATAGACTGGCGCGCCGGCAAGCTCAATGAATTTATGCAAAGAATTTACAGAAGCGTGAAGGACATTAAACAAAGCGTGATCGTTTCCATGTCGCCAAGCATATTCCCCTGGTCAAAAGAAGAATACCTGCAGGATTGGCCCGAATGGCTCAGGCAGGGAATGGTCGATATGGTATGCCCGCAGCTCTACCGCTTTGAAATCGGTGAGTACGTCAGGGCGCTCGATGAGGTGGTAAAATCTCAGATAAGCAAAAAGGACCTTGTGAAATTCTATCCGGGAGTGCTTCTGAAACTTGGCAGCTATTATGCAACTGAAGACTACCTTAAATCGGTAATTACAGAAAACAGGAAAAGGGGAGTCGAAGGTGAGGTGTTTTTCTTTTTTGAAGGATTGAAGAAGTACCCTGACTTATTCAGAAAGTATTACAGGAACCCTGAGAGGGCCGGGAACTGA
- a CDS encoding PorV/PorQ family protein — MKKLTILLLLLLSAQMFPQDFKKTGTAGYTFLEIPVTARNAALGESSISLSDMNSSAVFSNPGALGFQQQSHSLSLSYSPWFADIKHYATSYAFSSAMGAFGFSAVALDYGSMPRTVRLSGQRVFEQTGFFSAKSMALGLTYAKQLTDKFSFGVTAKYVNEKIDVYSSSNVLMDGGFLYLTGLSSLRLGASITNFGTNSKFKNSDFKMPAMFRIGAAAEVYQSDKNKVTLIAEAVHPTDADERVNVGTEIKLMNILTLRAGYKFFYDEEKFSYGFGLALPMDYPVDLDFSASDYGRLGNVIRLTFQLGML, encoded by the coding sequence ATGAAAAAATTAACAATATTACTTTTGCTCTTACTGTCTGCTCAGATGTTCCCGCAGGACTTTAAGAAGACCGGAACTGCAGGCTATACATTTCTGGAGATTCCTGTTACGGCCAGAAATGCCGCACTAGGTGAGTCATCCATAAGCCTTTCAGATATGAACTCATCTGCAGTATTTTCAAACCCTGGAGCCCTGGGCTTCCAGCAGCAGAGCCATTCACTTTCACTTAGCTATTCCCCGTGGTTTGCAGATATAAAGCACTACGCAACCAGCTATGCATTCTCTTCGGCAATGGGCGCCTTCGGATTCAGCGCCGTTGCGCTCGACTATGGCTCCATGCCCCGCACGGTCAGGCTCTCAGGCCAGAGGGTATTTGAACAAACGGGATTCTTTAGCGCAAAATCAATGGCACTGGGACTTACATACGCAAAACAGCTTACGGACAAATTCTCTTTCGGCGTAACGGCAAAATATGTCAATGAAAAGATCGATGTTTATTCCTCATCAAACGTCCTGATGGATGGCGGCTTCCTTTACCTTACCGGACTGTCCTCTCTGAGGCTTGGTGCATCCATAACAAACTTCGGAACAAATTCAAAATTCAAGAACAGCGATTTCAAGATGCCTGCCATGTTCAGGATCGGCGCTGCTGCCGAGGTCTACCAGTCGGATAAAAACAAAGTGACCCTCATTGCCGAGGCTGTGCACCCGACCGATGCCGACGAGAGGGTAAACGTTGGTACTGAAATAAAACTGATGAATATTCTTACACTCAGGGCCGGCTATAAATTCTTTTATGACGAGGAAAAATTCAGCTATGGATTCGGACTGGCTCTGCCGATGGATTATCCGGTGGATCTGGACTTCTCGGCTTCCGATTACGGCAGGCTGGGCAATGTAATTAGATTAACTTTTCAACTTGGTATGCTATGA
- a CDS encoding TonB-dependent receptor, with amino-acid sequence MFSFQKIKRAFYLLLITSQVLFAQGGKGKISGRIVDDRTNEPLVGVNIRIVDTKMGATSDVEGRFNVINLNPAKYSVTASMIGYGTITQTGVEVFIDRTTEVTFRLKDASIQTQTVTILAERPKIIKDQTSTSATMDDEQIKASPVEGLRGIIDLSASFQKNAQGDYQVRGSGTNEVSFQVNGVEQGNSNTSVPGWGGGTKANNSWKYDVNPIGVQQMQLISGGFSAEYGNAQAGIVKVVMKEGAPKFSGEFRVEYRPAGQYHWGDYIYDKSSPEWQTWGNLNYWMNVEKENAKISPTSNIFTFLGMNSRYSELYNKVFTSKNASQSELARWDSLANREIEWAYDLWTKLHTPDEANPLGVYDYRTHSYKRYMLGFGGPLGKNPDLLKFFFSGEYKSNPTRIPSTEKDQVAQNYILTLTSQIIKNHKFKFTSGFQKYVGGLFSGSDDIRWAGISPSYKYFASRDPVRTELTTSQSFNWVYTLDNNSFVETQVTHQYEKYELPYKYLYTWNDEKDRLDGSNDTTGLLLTRGPWWDSRFTYYENIATDFFQDNRSEQVSFSSDYSNQLTKSNYLKAGVRFNYWDLANTGVTYNFKANAFLTQQGVAEHYTAFPVNAALYFQDKMEYEGMVANFGLRAEMYNFQTAVPKDVFNVFYQGTQGPGSLGSIETERSKTKYMFLPRLGLSFPVGENTAFRLQYGHFASMPVFSQALGTSTFYGWNTRGNPNLEPKKTINYEFGLQQLIDEDNRLDVAIYYNDRVKQIGTQEVASFTGNARNSIGFTDDNLQLFYYNSSTNNQFGSTIGIDITLESVTTSNFSYRLSYSLSQTTSGTYGSPILYPENAAGSETRITSMEMLASWDRTHSFRGLFQYFFREGEGFRILNVYPFENTTYSLTYTAQSGLPFTYRTSSDLKDVYNNRRYPLESNFDFNFNKTILWGSTKLILGLRIMNLLNNRWLTPPDNESDRNAWILYGVTADNPDYPRESTYLFSPYRAYRNVPRQIFFTLGVGI; translated from the coding sequence GTGTTCTCATTCCAAAAAATAAAAAGAGCATTTTACCTGCTGCTAATTACCTCTCAGGTGTTATTTGCACAGGGAGGCAAGGGCAAGATTTCAGGCAGGATAGTAGACGACAGGACAAATGAACCCCTCGTGGGCGTTAATATCCGTATCGTGGATACAAAAATGGGTGCCACTTCAGACGTGGAGGGAAGGTTTAATGTCATTAACTTAAACCCGGCAAAGTATTCTGTTACTGCCAGTATGATAGGATATGGAACAATAACCCAAACGGGTGTGGAAGTCTTTATCGACCGCACTACTGAAGTTACTTTCCGCCTCAAGGATGCTTCCATTCAGACACAGACTGTAACAATTCTGGCTGAAAGACCAAAGATCATTAAGGACCAGACATCAACTTCAGCTACCATGGACGACGAGCAGATCAAGGCTTCTCCTGTTGAGGGCTTAAGGGGAATAATTGACCTTTCGGCCAGCTTCCAGAAAAATGCTCAGGGCGACTACCAGGTAAGAGGCTCTGGCACTAATGAAGTCAGCTTCCAGGTTAATGGCGTCGAACAGGGGAATTCTAATACTTCTGTCCCAGGCTGGGGAGGCGGTACCAAGGCTAACAACTCCTGGAAATATGACGTTAACCCTATCGGCGTCCAGCAGATGCAGCTTATCTCGGGAGGATTCTCGGCTGAATACGGCAACGCCCAGGCAGGCATAGTTAAGGTAGTAATGAAGGAAGGCGCCCCGAAGTTCTCCGGCGAATTCAGGGTTGAATACAGACCCGCCGGGCAATACCACTGGGGCGATTATATTTACGATAAAAGCAGCCCTGAATGGCAGACCTGGGGTAACCTCAACTACTGGATGAATGTCGAAAAGGAAAACGCAAAGATTTCTCCAACTTCCAATATCTTTACATTCCTGGGAATGAATTCAAGATATTCCGAACTTTATAATAAGGTGTTTACTTCAAAAAACGCTTCACAGAGTGAACTTGCCAGGTGGGATTCACTTGCAAACAGGGAAATCGAGTGGGCCTATGACCTCTGGACTAAACTCCATACTCCCGATGAGGCAAATCCGCTTGGCGTCTATGACTACAGGACTCATTCATATAAAAGATATATGCTGGGCTTCGGCGGCCCATTGGGCAAAAATCCCGACCTCCTGAAATTCTTCTTCTCGGGGGAATATAAGAGCAACCCTACAAGAATTCCTTCAACGGAAAAAGACCAGGTGGCACAAAATTATATTCTTACACTTACTTCACAGATAATTAAAAATCATAAGTTTAAGTTTACCTCCGGCTTCCAGAAATACGTCGGGGGACTGTTCTCAGGTTCCGATGACATCAGATGGGCCGGCATATCACCGTCCTATAAATACTTCGCTTCACGCGATCCTGTAAGAACTGAACTTACAACCTCGCAGAGCTTTAACTGGGTTTATACTCTGGATAATAACTCATTTGTCGAAACTCAGGTTACTCACCAGTACGAAAAGTATGAACTGCCATATAAATACCTTTATACCTGGAATGATGAAAAAGACAGGCTTGACGGCTCTAATGATACTACGGGTTTGCTTCTTACAAGGGGCCCTTGGTGGGATTCGAGATTTACGTACTATGAAAATATTGCTACCGACTTTTTCCAGGATAACAGGTCCGAGCAGGTCAGCTTTAGCTCCGACTATTCAAACCAGCTTACTAAAAGCAACTACCTTAAGGCTGGTGTGAGATTTAACTACTGGGACCTTGCCAATACTGGCGTGACGTATAATTTTAAGGCCAATGCTTTCCTTACCCAGCAGGGCGTAGCCGAACACTACACCGCTTTTCCTGTCAATGCTGCCCTTTACTTTCAGGACAAGATGGAATATGAGGGGATGGTGGCAAACTTCGGCCTAAGAGCAGAAATGTACAATTTCCAGACCGCCGTGCCTAAAGACGTCTTTAACGTCTTTTATCAGGGAACTCAGGGCCCTGGAAGTCTGGGCAGCATCGAAACAGAACGCTCAAAAACAAAGTACATGTTTCTTCCCAGGCTCGGCCTGTCTTTCCCTGTAGGCGAGAATACAGCCTTCCGCCTTCAGTATGGGCACTTTGCATCAATGCCTGTTTTTTCACAGGCTCTCGGTACTTCAACATTCTACGGCTGGAACACCAGGGGAAACCCAAATCTCGAACCCAAGAAAACAATCAACTACGAGTTCGGGCTCCAGCAGCTGATCGACGAAGACAACAGGCTTGACGTTGCAATCTATTACAACGACAGGGTTAAGCAGATCGGCACTCAGGAAGTTGCAAGCTTTACTGGTAATGCCAGAAATTCCATCGGCTTTACAGACGATAATTTGCAGCTGTTCTACTATAATTCTTCTACCAATAACCAGTTCGGTTCAACAATCGGTATAGATATAACTCTTGAAAGTGTCACAACCTCTAACTTCAGCTACAGGCTCAGCTACAGCCTTTCACAGACGACAAGCGGTACCTATGGCTCCCCGATACTATATCCTGAAAATGCAGCAGGCTCAGAGACAAGAATTACTTCTATGGAAATGCTCGCTTCCTGGGACCGTACACACAGTTTCCGCGGCCTGTTCCAGTATTTCTTTAGGGAAGGTGAGGGATTTAGAATTCTTAACGTCTATCCTTTTGAAAATACCACATACAGCCTGACATATACTGCACAGTCGGGGCTCCCGTTTACATACAGGACAAGCAGCGATCTGAAGGATGTCTACAATAACAGAAGGTATCCCCTTGAATCTAACTTCGATTTTAATTTCAACAAGACTATACTTTGGGGTTCCACAAAACTGATACTCGGCCTGCGTATTATGAACCTCCTTAATAACAGGTGGCTTACTCCTCCTGATAATGAAAGTGACAGGAATGCATGGATCCTCTATGGCGTAACGGCCGACAACCCCGATTATCCCAGGGAAAGCACCTATCTGTTTAGCCCTTACCGCGCTTACAGAAATGTGCCAAGGCAGATCTTCTTTACACTCGGCGTAGGAATTTAA